The Salvia splendens isolate huo1 chromosome 20, SspV2, whole genome shotgun sequence nucleotide sequence ACAACATATTCGACTAACAGGTAATTTTTCTAAACATTTTTATCAATGATTCTGTTCTTATAGGAGTAATGATTGCAACTTTCTAATGTAATGACGTTTTGGATATCTTAGTAATGATGTCTTAATTTCCATTGCAGGTATCGCATGATTTTTGCACCGTTCACAGGCAAGGATAACCATGGCAAGCCTATCACATTTGCAGCTGCTTTGTTAGCAAATGAAGGTACTGAATCGTTCTCTTGGGTGTTCGAGCAATTTGTTAAATGTATGGGTTCAGCTCCTAAGCTCATCATAACCGATCAAGATCCAGCCATGAGAGGTGCTATTGAGCAGGTAATGTCAAATACTAGACACAGGTGGTGTATGTGGCACATTATGGTTAAGCTTGCTGATAAAGTGGGTAAGGATCTTAGAGCTGATGAACGGTTTAAGAAGGAATTAAATTCTTGTGTTTGGTCAGAGTTGATAGAACCTCACGAGTTTGAAGCTGCGTGGAATGAAGTCATGAACAAATATGGGTTGACGGGTGTAGGTTGGTTTAGAAAAATGTTTGCAACAAGAAAAATGTGGGTCCCTGCTTACTTTAGGGACTTCCCAATTAGTTCATTGATAAAAACAACTTCCGTTTCAGAATCACAGAATATGTTTTTCAAAAGATACGGCAATTCTACAGCGAATCTTGTTCAGTTCATCATGAATTTCAATCATGCATTGGATGCCCAAAGAAACAATAGTGCGAAGCATGATTACTTGGACTCGACAACCATCCCCATTTTGAAGACGAAGTTGTTATTTGAGAAACATGCTTCGACCATCTTCACTGAGAATGCTTTCAAATCAATTCAAGAGGAGATGGCTGACGCATCCTCTAACTGTGGTATGAAAGGGATGTCCACGGAGGACGATATTCAGTACTACGAGGTTGATGATCTATATGAGAAGACATGGACTGTCACATTCTGTGCAGATGACGATTCATACCAATGCAGCTGTAAATTGTTTGAGAGGATTGGAAAGATATGTAGTCACATATTTTTCATACTTAAAAACAACCACGTGAAGCTGATCCCTGACACCTTATTTGGAGGTCGATGGTTGAAGACACCACTAATGAAGGCTACACATGGTGTTTTATCTAAGGAGGACATGACATACGCATTTGCAGATGAGAAGAAAATGGCGATAAAGAAGTTGTATTCTTCCTTTTTTGAGTTGGTGCAAGCCGTGGAAAGCGACATTGAAAAAATTCATGCTGCCACTGCCCTCATTGATGATGCCAAAAAAGGTTTGTTCAGTGGAGATGTCGTAATGTCGGCCTTTGACAAGAAGAAGATGATTGAGAGCTTTTATGGCTGTGAGAAGCCGGAAGAAGTCGACGTTCATCCTCCTGAATATGTGAATACAAAAGGTTGCGGCAGTACTGCTGCAGCTAGGTTGATTTCAAAGAAGGAGAAAGCCATTCAGCTGTCAAAAAAACCTCAACGTCGTTGCGCAAAGTGCAAAGAGATGGGGCACCATGACTCGCGGAACTGCACCAGagtcaaagaaaaagaaaaggagctGCGCCAGagtcaaagaaaagaaaaacgtCGTAGAAAGTCTCAAAGTTAAGAACAGTAATTGTTCATTTGTTCATTTCTGTTCTTTTTGTTTTCATGCAGTCTTGTGATGAACTTCGGATTTTTCATTAATAatgacaattttttaaaatattttcatattatgAACCAAGGTACAGTCACTGATGATATAACACCTAGTTTCTAATGCAGAAATTAAGTCTACCATAGTTCTCTAGTGTCTGGTGCTTTTTGGACATGCTAATGCATTGAATAGTATCATTCGTGCTCTATTGCAACAAATTAAGACTTTCACAGTTGATTTGTTTTTTCTAAGAGTAAAATTATAAGCTATTAAGAGTAAAaagaatactccctccgtccaccatttaaaatgccattttgccatttttgtttGTCCATGATTTACagaaccatttactttatttcactTTAGTGTACAAatctcatattccaccaactttttacaTTCACATTCCTATATAAAACCAATATTTTAAATGAGTCTCACATTCCCCTCACTTTCtccttttacttttcttcacaaagtcaaataatttcttaaaactcgtgccgagtcaaaagGGCTCTATAAATTGtgggcggagggagtagaatCTTTCAACTATAATTGTTATAGTTCGTGTTATGCAAAgcccattcttaatacaaaaatgcataACCAAGCATGCAAATGTCATTTTTTAGTCATCGTAAGTTTATTTTTACGTCATAAGTACGACGTGCACCGTAATGACATTTAACTTCCGTAATCATGAACAAATAATGGACACCATATCCGATTGACTTTTAGATTTTCCTAATATAGACCTTGCAGACTAATTGATTATTCATTATTAACGATAATGTTGGGTCAACTTGTGAATGGGAAACCAAAAACATTAAACTATCACATAAAAAAGCTAAGCAAATATCAACGAATAACACAAAAATGAGTGGCAAATAATATGAGAAATAATCAATTCATATAGGTCATATGAAAAAAAACACCTCATGTGTAATGTCATTAATGATTATTCAAAATGTAGCGAAAACTTCTGAAACATAGTCTCAAAACTACTTAAAATGATGAAACCTCTGGTGAATTAGTTAAATAGATTCGTTCCTTCTTTCGCATAGTTGGCTATCAACTTTTCCACGTCTATCTTCTCGGTCTGTAGTGCATTTGCATAATATGGTATTACCTTGGCTTTATTCTTGAAGTGTTCGTGATTTATTTCTGCCAGCATCAGTGCAGTACAGTACTTGGCTCTCAATATCTGCAACACCCCTTTGCTCTTCTTTGATAGgccacaagtccattcacacccTTTCTGACCCATGTAAGTTTCAAGGTGTCTCATCAAATACACACCACTGTCGTCCTTGTTAGTTTTTGTACTCCATTTCAGTTTCAGCCTTTCAATGGCAGAATTTTCAACTGCTTTTGATTGCTGAACGCAGCCAACTCCTCCAAGATATTTCCAGAAAAAGGTTCTCTGGAAAAATAAACAGCTGACAGTTCATTACAAAGCAACACAACATACATTACTAATTATACATTTTCATCAATATTGCGTACCAAGGTTTCCGGTATCACACCGTAATTCACTGTGATGTTGTCAGAGTCTCCGCTACTTGAGTTGTCAATTACAATAACCCTTTTTGAAGCATAGTAGAAGCACACCGCATAGTAGTGTTCATGTGCACAAATTGGGAAGAATACCTAATGCAACAAATTGACTACATGTTAAGCATAAAAGTAGTATATTCGCATTGAAATCTGCAAATTTTTCAGATATCTATATACCATATCTATGTCCGCCCACTTGAAATTTGGGATTAGCTTCACCTCGTGATCTAAATTCGCCGCAAACGTCGCAAGCTGAGTGGCCACACCCTCATCCCATGGATTAGTGCGTGACACAATTGTGCTAGCCTGAACGTTTGTTACCACATATCAAATGACACAACTTTACACAAACAGTATATGATAAGAAATTTTACATTACTATGCAGTATAAAGATCTTACACAAGGGTATAAGGTGAAGAATAGCCTTTTTGGTGACGATGGCCCCCTGTATTCTTCCATGTTGTTTAGATATGAGCACCATGCACTAATCACACCCGAAGACACATACGTATGTGGCAGTAAAGAATAGAACTCTAGCTTTGTCACAACAACCACATCATCATCGTATACAAGCACATCACTGTAGtgatattaatttcaaattaaatacaGTACATAAAAAATTCCAGATGGTTTGATAAATAAATGCATTAAACTCACTCGTAGACATCATGACACTTCAGAATCCAATAGTATGTTTCCCTTTCAGTAGGAGTTAAAGTGTTTCCCAATTTAATAGCTCTTTGGTTGTATGGTGATCTCAATGCATGAGATATCTTCTTTTCAGCTTTGGAACGCATTTCCATCCTACCATTCACTAACAATTCCTGTACATTTTCATGAATGATCTTCATTACATATGCACTGCATGATCATCACAACACTAGAAATAGATCATTACAACTTGAACCTGTTTATGTTGGATGGCAATAGCTTCATTGTGGCTAGATGGCCCCACTGATTTTTTACTGTCTCGCAGTCCACTAGTGGTGAACTATAAGAAAATGTTAAATATCTTGGTCAGCGAAAACATTCAGACAATTAAACATTTTTTGGGTAGAAACCTGGCATCACCTCACGTTTCCCAGGCGGGCTTACATATGGCGTCGCAAAATCAAAATCGTCAATTAAATTATGAACCACGTTGAGCGCCAATTGCGTATTGTCTTCCTCACTGTCATCCTAGACAAATGTATTAAGTAGACGTTATGCCATGATTTTATGAACATGTAAAGCATCAAAACTACCTTCTCTTCATTTGGTAAAACATCTTGAACTGCACTAGATATTATAACACCCCCCGTGTGTAAAGTGTGCTCCATGCCAGGTACTTGTTCCTCGACAATTGAATTGATCGTCTGGTTTGCATCCTGAGATGCGTGACACACAGTTAATAACGGAAGATAACAGTTAGTTCATTACAGGCAGACGTTAGATTAGCCAAAAAATATTCTCATAGCAGGATATAGTGATCAACTAACATCCTGCGAAGCGAAGCGAAGCCCCAAGTCGAATGTAGGGATGTCATCATCTTTGCACAGAGCAACGCGCTCATCAACCACCTTCATCATCTGCTCAACAGCCTCAATCCATGCTGGATTTTGAATGTCTTCATCTTCCATTGTCGGTGTCATCGATGCGATTGGATCTGCATGTTCATTGATGAGTTCAGATTCTTTGAAACCAATCATCTTTAGTGCAGCAGTTGAAGCTATTTTGAAGCATCCAGTGCCCTTGACATCGTCAGGTGCCTCCCTCATCTTCCTAAGCAGCTTTGATATAGCCTTTGCGGCGTTCGATGCAGCTTCCATCAAGGCCATCATCGCATCAGTAGCATGATCAACAGCATCATCTGCCTTGGTGTTCGATGTCCCTCCCTTTTCAGTAACACCTTTAGGTTTAGCTGATTCTCCTCTCTCAACAACaatagccctcttcttctttttcttcgcCACCGTCAATCCAACCTCATTATCTCTGCTTGGATCATACTTAGCTTCATAGACCCCATAGCCAAATCCACCCAATTCCAGCTCATGTTTCTCCCTCAACCTTAGCAGCTTGAAATTCCAACCTTTTATGGATGGGAATGCACGCCGAACCTTTCGTGTTTCAATAATGAAGCGATCGACGTAGTAGGACTACATGAAATAATAAAAGCATCATTATTTACTACATCATTCCATAAAATAAATGATTACACATCCAAAAAGAGATGTAGTAACATTTGAAATCAGAGCAAAGTTAAATACCATCAGAAAGACAATTGGTCCAGTGAATGGTGTGTCTGGGTTGTCCATCCAATTTCGTTGGGCCATAACAAGTACATCAAGGACGTATGCACACCAATTATAGTTTCTCACATGTGTGACATCGGCTAACACACCAAGAAGCTTAGTCTTGCAGTAACCATCAGCTGAAGGTTCTATCAAATGCGTCTCCGTCAGAATTAGGAATAGCCTCCTAAACCATAACCCACCATCCTCATCTTTAAGCATTTGAGTCTGCAGAAACTTAGGCAACATATTGTATCTATTCCTATATCCGACACTTGCAATCTCATCTAACATCATTTGATTATCCTGCCTAGTCGACCTCACAATCATTATTTCTCCCCTTGGGAACCCCATCGTCATGTGGACGTCCTCCTCAGTTAAGTGGACTCTTTGACCTCTCACCTTCACACTGCAGGTTATGGGGTCAAAGTTGTATAGAAGCCAGTAAGCTAGTTGCGACGGTATCGAAGTGATGTTAAAGTGTATTAGATGTCCAAATCCCATGTCTCGAACAGCCTGTAGCTGGTTCTCGTTCAACAACTCCATCATCTCTACTAGGAATTTTGGAGATCGTCTTAGCTTCATTCTGTTCACTACTTCAACCTCATCAGTAGGATTAGGAACAGCCGGCACAACTGATGGTTGCCCTCTAGGTGCTTGCTCAGTAGGCCCATTTCTTGTGGAATCTTGACCCCAATTCACTGCTTTGATGATTATTTTCCTTGCCAGTTTTTCCTTTACGAGGCTTCGCGGTGAATCTACACCATTCAAAGTCCTCTTGCGCTTGTTTTCTAGAATCAAGAAATACGAAAAATAAATGTTAATCACCTATACATATCAGTGCAGATACGAATCTGATCATTAAATAGTCCTACGTGTGATCATTATACAATCCACACATGCTCATTACACACACTTAGATTGATCACCACTCTTCCATTTCCATACCTGTTGATTCAGTTGCTTGACCCAAATCAGCTActttctcttttcctttggaTTCACCACCTACATCTATTTCAGTACGATAATGATAGCAAACATGGATATCAACACATACACCACATGTCATCATTACATATGTAAACACTGATAATATATGATCATTCTCTTCCATACCTGATGCTGCAGGAGCTTTGTAATCGTCATCCACTTTCTCTTTTCCTTTGCCTTTCCCACCAAGGACTAAAACCAACAATGTTAAAGGACTAAACATCATAGATCACAAACAtcattatacatatattatatacatCATTACATAGTATCAATCACATCCTATGGGTTTCATATTTTCTATCAACGACACACCCTGATATATATTTGAGATGAAAATCTTCCTAATTAAACTCTAAGATATTTAATACCAAGTTTTGACGAAGATCTCCATGTAGCCTTCGCCTGTTCTTTTCCTTTAGCTTCACCACCATTCCCTACCAGTTAAAACACaagaaaataaatctaaatgACTAAAATGCACACCAATATTTCGAAAATAACAAAACAGGTTCTCTAATACATGTTTTTGCCGACGATTTTCCATTATTTTGAGTAGCAACAGTGTTTCTAGAAGAAAAGTTTGGTATTACATCAGATTTCTTGGTAGCACCGGGAGCACCACCTCCTTGTTCATTGTGAAGAAAAGAAACAGAAAATTGTAAGATCAATGTGCAATATATGACTATGAGTAAAATAATAAACAATGATTTTGCATAAAAAACCTTTTCCCGCTAAAGAGTTCGGAGAAACAGCTTTCGGTTCTTCATCCCCTCTACGTCGGCGTGCTGaatcaaaaaccaaaaaattGTCAGAAGAATGGAAATCAGAGCAGCAACTAGACATGCAAACTATCAAAACAGCAACCCACCGTCAGTCGAGTCAGCCACACCGCCCTTGCTTTGTGTTGGAGTCATTACTTGGTGATAGGTATCAGAGTGACAGAAAAAAGAGTGAAGATAAAGAGAAGAAGGAATGAGTGAGATTTGAAGTAATGTTGATTAGAATTGAAAAGATTTATATCTAATTCTACACATATTCAAAAGGAGTAATGATATGGGtgcgaaaattttgataatctTGGGAACTGAATTAGTGCAGACaaaatttctctccatgatGTCTGCATATCATATAATTTCCTAAATCAGTAACTGCTATTTAATTCCAATGGGACGCATATACCCTTTAATGACCAAAACACCATCATGTAATGACGACCGTCTGCATTCTCAAGCTCTAA carries:
- the LOC121781403 gene encoding protein FAR1-RELATED SEQUENCE 5-like; translation: MPINQTPMSDVAPIQDYPVEMPINHTPSSPEDISFDASSPITDDIVESEGTHTPVCSDEIKPFIGQRFLKLEDATEFYNNYARFGGFDSRRNGSKKSGDVFTWLYMVCSREGERKINEEGFTPKRKRSTKKCSCPARISFKFAGSLGYVVNDFVEGHNHEMVQAEHKHFMRLNRSLDLVHQKFIIDCANANIGPTLSYRLLKELLGGYESVGCTVGEVRNFTRDVRRYADGFDVQMLLNEMQKKKDNCEGFTFEYEKDSGERLTRLFWCDAYSKMSYHMFGDIVAFDTTYSTNRYRMIFAPFTGKDNHGKPITFAAALLANEGTESFSWVFEQFVKCMGSAPKLIITDQDPAMRGAIEQVMSNTRHRWCMWHIMVKLADKVGKDLRADERFKKELNSCVWSELIEPHEFEAAWNEVMNKYGLTGVGWFRKMFATRKMWVPAYFRDFPISSLIKTTSVSESQNMFFKRYGNSTANLVQFIMNFNHALDAQRNNSAKHDYLDSTTIPILKTKLLFEKHASTIFTENAFKSIQEEMADASSNCGMKGMSTEDDIQYYEVDDLYEKTWTVTFCADDDSYQCSCKLFERIGKICSHIFFILKNNHVKLIPDTLFGGRWLKTPLMKATHGVLSKEDMTYAFADEKKMAIKKLYSSFFELVQAVESDIEKIHAATALIDDAKKGLFSGDVVMSAFDKKKMIESFYGCEKPEEVDVHPPEYVNTKGCGSTAAARLISKKEKAIQLSKKPQRRCAKCKEMGHHDSRNCTRVKEKEKELRQSQRKEKRRRKSQS
- the LOC121780671 gene encoding uncharacterized protein LOC121780671 isoform X1; amino-acid sequence: MTPTQSKGGVADSTDARRRRGDEEPKAVSPNSLAGKGGGAPGATKKSDVIPNFSSRNTVATQNNGKSSAKTWNGGEAKGKEQAKATWRSSSKLVLGGKGKGKEKVDDDYKAPAASDVGGESKGKEKVADLGQATESTENKRKRTLNGVDSPRSLVKEKLARKIIIKAVNWGQDSTRNGPTEQAPRGQPSVVPAVPNPTDEVEVVNRMKLRRSPKFLVEMMELLNENQLQAVRDMGFGHLIHFNITSIPSQLAYWLLYNFDPITCSVKVRGQRVHLTEEDVHMTMGFPRGEIMIVRSTRQDNQMMLDEIASVGYRNRYNMLPKFLQTQMLKDEDGGLWFRRLFLILTETHLIEPSADGYCKTKLLGVLADVTHVRNYNWCAYVLDVLVMAQRNWMDNPDTPFTGPIVFLMSYYVDRFIIETRKVRRAFPSIKGWNFKLLRLREKHELELGGFGYGVYEAKYDPSRDNEVGLTVAKKKKKRAIVVERGESAKPKGVTEKGGTSNTKADDAVDHATDAMMALMEAASNAAKAISKLLRKMREAPDDVKGTGCFKIASTAALKMIGFKESELINEHADPIASMTPTMEDEDIQNPAWIEAVEQMMKVVDERVALCKDDDIPTFDLGLRFASQDDANQTINSIVEEQVPGMEHTLHTGGVIISSAVQDVLPNEEKDDSEEDNTQLALNVVHNLIDDFDFATPYVSPPGKREFTTSGLRDSKKSVGPSSHNEAIAIQHKQELLVNGRMEMRSKAEKKISHALRSPYNQRAIKLGNTLTPTERETYYWILKCHDVYDDVLVYDDDVVVVTKLEFYSLLPHTYVSSGVISAWCSYLNNMEEYRGPSSPKRLFFTLYPCASTIVSRTNPWDEGVATQLATFAANLDHEVKLIPNFKWADIDMVFFPICAHEHYYAVCFYYASKRVIVIDNSSSGDSDNITVNYGVIPETLRTFFWKYLGGVGCVQQSKAVENSAIERLKLKWSTKTNKDDSGVYLMRHLETYMGQKGCEWTCGLSKKSKGVLQILRAKYCTALMLAEINHEHFKNKAKVIPYYANALQTEKIDVEKLIANYAKEGTNLFN
- the LOC121780671 gene encoding uncharacterized protein LOC121780671 isoform X2; the encoded protein is MTPTQSKGGVADSTDARRRRGDEEPKAVSPNSLAGKGGGAPGATKKSDVIPNFSSRNTVATQNNGKSSAKTWNGGEAKGKEQAKATWRSSSKLVLGGKGKGKEKVDDDYKAPAASDVGGESKGKEKVADLGQATESTENKRKRTLNGVDSPRSLVKEKLARKIIIKAVNWGQDSTRNGPTEQAPRGQPSVVPAVPNPTDEVEVVNRMKLRRSPKFLVEMMELLNENQLQAVRDMGFGHLIHFNITSIPSQLAYWLLYNFDPITCSVKVRGQRVHLTEEDVHMTMGFPRGEIMIVRSTRQDNQMMLDEIASVGYRNRYNMLPKFLQTQMLKDEDGGLWFRRLFLILTETHLIEPSADGYCKTKLLGVLADVTHVRNYNWCAYVLDVLVMAQRNWMDNPDTPFTGPIVFLMSYYVDRFIIETRKVRRAFPSIKGWNFKLLRLREKHELELGGFGYGVYEAKYDPSRDNEVGLTVAKKKKKRAIVVERGESAKPKGVTEKGGTSNTKADDAVDHATDAMMALMEAASNAAKAISKLLRKMREAPDDVKGTGCFKIASTAALKMIGFKESELINEHADPIASMTPTMEDEDIQNPAWIEAVEQMMKVVDERVALCKDDDIPTFDLGLRFASQDDANQTINSIVEEQVPGMEHTLHTGGVIISSAVQDVLPNEEKDDSEEDNTQLALNVVHNLIDDFDFATPYFTTSGLRDSKKSVGPSSHNEAIAIQHKQELLVNGRMEMRSKAEKKISHALRSPYNQRAIKLGNTLTPTERETYYWILKCHDVYDDVLVYDDDVVVVTKLEFYSLLPHTYVSSGVISAWCSYLNNMEEYRGPSSPKRLFFTLYPCASTIVSRTNPWDEGVATQLATFAANLDHEVKLIPNFKWADIDMVFFPICAHEHYYAVCFYYASKRVIVIDNSSSGDSDNITVNYGVIPETLRTFFWKYLGGVGCVQQSKAVENSAIERLKLKWSTKTNKDDSGVYLMRHLETYMGQKGCEWTCGLSKKSKGVLQILRAKYCTALMLAEINHEHFKNKAKVIPYYANALQTEKIDVEKLIANYAKEGTNLFN